CAGTCCGTGCGTTCCGGCCAGACTCAGCAGCACGAGCCGCGCGAGCGGATAAATCACCAGCGGCCCAAGCACGACGATTGCAATGAACAGCAGGTGCCATTGCGCGGCGCGCTCGCGACGCCGCACAGCCGCCGTATGCGCTGCACCGCTCTTCGTGCGATGCGCTTCGGGGCTGTCAGGGGTGTTACCGGTTGATAAGGACGACATCGTCTGCCTCATATCGCAAGGAAACGCGCGCGCCCTTTTCGGGCATCTTGCCCTGGCCACGTTGCGTAGTGACGAGAACTGGCTCATTCGGCATCGCGTCGAGCGCGACCGACACCGACAGCACCGCGCCGTACCATTCGACCGAAGCGATCTTGCCGTGCAATTGCCCTTCGCCGAGCGGCACGATGCGCATGCTCTCCGGGCGCAGGCACGCGACGCGCTCACGTTCGCTGTAGCGCGCGTCGTCGAGCGGAAACGCTACCTGCGGCGGCAGCAGGTTAGCCGCGCCAAGATAGCGCGCGACGAATGCATCGTTCGGGGTGTCGTACAACTGCTGTGGCGTACCGAGCTGCGCGATGCGGCCTTCGCGCATCAGCAGCGTGCGATCGGAGAGCACCAGCGCGTCATCCTGATCATGGGTCACGCAAACGATCGTCAGATTCGGCAGACGCTCATGCAGCGACTTGAGTTCGGAACGCACCGACGCACGCAGGTTAGCGTCGAGCGCCGAGAGCGGCTCGTCGAGCAGCAGGACATCGGGCTCAATGACGAGTGCGCGCGCAAGCGCGACCCGTTGCTGCATGCCGCCCGACAGTTGCGCCGGCATCACATGACCGGCATCGCCGAGCTGCACGAGCTTGAGCGCATCCGCGACGCGCCGCGCCACGTCCCTGGCGGGCGCGCGGCGTGCCTTGAGGCCAAACGCGACGTTCTCGAACACCGACAGATGCGGAAACAGCGCATAGCTCTGGAACAGCAGGCCCAGATTGCGTTTATGCGGCGGGACATGCGTGAGATCGCGCCCTGCGACCGTCAGCGTGCCCGCCAGCCCATCCGCTTCGATGAACCCGGCGATAAAACGCAGCAGCGTCGTCTTGCCGCAACCGCTGCGTCCAAGCACGGTCAGCAATTCGCCGCGCTGGATCGTCAGCGACAGATCGTCGAGCACCGTGCGCGAACCGAAGCGCACGGTCAAATGGTCGATCTGTACACCGCGCGGCGTGTCCGGACACGTGTCGACAAGCGCGTCCGGTGAGGCGCCGAGGGCGCCTCGATCAGCAAGACTGGCCGTATTCACCGGGTTCATCCTCCAACGTTGCTGCTACTGGTTGCTTGTATTGCCAACTTCGGTTGCCAACTTCGGTTGGCAACTTCGGCTGCTAATTCCAGTTGCTTACTTCGGCTTGACGACTTCGAGCTGCTTGTCCGAACTGCCAATCACGTCGCTCTTCCAGCGGGCCGTCCAGTCAGCCTTCTTCGCCATGACATGGTCCCAGTCGACCGGAATCACCTTCACGCCAGCCGTCGCCTTCTTCACGATCTCGCCGTTCTTGCCGGTCAGCGCCACGTCCGTACGGCCCGGGATACCGAAGATGTCCGGCACCTTCGACTGCACTTCCGTCGACATCAGATAGTCGATCAGCTTCTTGCCTTCCGCCTGGTTCGGACCATTCTTGATCAGACCGATCGCGTACGGCAGTTGGAACGTCGTCGGCTGGCCGCCGTCGACCGACAGGAAGATCGGCTTCAACGACAGGCCGCCGTTTGCTGCATCGTCGAGGTCCATCTGCAGGTCGCCGTTCGCGAACGAGATTTCGTTACGCGAGAGCAGCACGTCGAGGTAGCCCGTGCCCTTCGTGTGGAACTTGGCGCTCTGCTCGAGCTTCTTCAGATAGTCGAACGCCTTGTCTTCGCCCATCAGCGACGTCGTCAGGATGATGACGGCCATGCCGTCGCCCGCCGTCGCCGGGTTCGAATACGCAACCTTGCCGCTGTAGTCCGGATGCAGCAGGTCAGAGAACGTCTTCGGCTCATTCTTGACCACTTCCGGGTTGATCGCGAACGAGAAGTAGTTGTTGACGAACGTCGCCCACTCGCCGCCGTTTGCCTTTGCGATCGCCGGAACGTTCTTGTAGTTCACGCTCTGGTACGGCTGCAGCAGACCGGACTGCGCTGCCTGCTGGATGAACGGCGGCAGCGTGACGATCACGTCGGCCTTCGGCGCATCTTTTTCGATCGTCGCGCGGTTCACTACTTCGCCGCTACCGGCTGTGACGATATTGACCTTGACGCCTTCCTTCTTTTCGAACGCCGGCAGCACGTCCTTATAGAGGTTCTCGAGACCGTCGGCCGTGTACAGCACCACGGCGTCGGCCGCATGTGCGGGCAATGCCGCGCCGCCAAACGCTGCTGCTGCCACGAGTGCCGGCAGCAGTTTGCGGGCGAAGCCGGCTGTCGCGTGAAGATGGTTCTTCGTTGTCATGTCGCTCTCCGAAAGGCAAAAACCAGACGGTCGGGAAAACCCCATACCAGTTGTGATTGAAAACGGCGCTCACGCCGTGCCCCTTGTGATGCTGAAACCGGATTGCAGATTGCTGACAATCCAGCGATTCCTTCTCCAGCGAGACATCCAGCTTGCGGACAGATCCGGCGCACGGTGCCTTGCCACGAAAGGGCATGGCAAGAATCACAGGTTTCCGTGACAGCGGCATGACTATTTTCACGAATTCCACAAAATGACACAATTCGCCAATAATATGCGTACCATCTTGCACATGCCACAGTGCATATCTTCTGACTACGGAGGTTCTGTGATTCTTGGAAACGATCCAATCCTGCTGACACCGGGGCCGCTGACGACCTCATCGGCAACCCGTCAGGCCATGTTGCGTGACTGGGGTTCGTGGGACGCGGCGTTCAACCGCATGACGCAAACAGTCTGTACTGATCTGGTCGAGATCGCACATGGGGAAAATGACTATGTATGTGTCCCGATGCAGGGCAGCGGCACGTTCGCGGTCGAAGCCACCATCGGCACGCTGG
The DNA window shown above is from Paraburkholderia sp. BL10I2N1 and carries:
- the phnT gene encoding 2-aminoethylphosphonate ABC transport system ATP-binding subunit PhnT, yielding MNTASLADRGALGASPDALVDTCPDTPRGVQIDHLTVRFGSRTVLDDLSLTIQRGELLTVLGRSGCGKTTLLRFIAGFIEADGLAGTLTVAGRDLTHVPPHKRNLGLLFQSYALFPHLSVFENVAFGLKARRAPARDVARRVADALKLVQLGDAGHVMPAQLSGGMQQRVALARALVIEPDVLLLDEPLSALDANLRASVRSELKSLHERLPNLTIVCVTHDQDDALVLSDRTLLMREGRIAQLGTPQQLYDTPNDAFVARYLGAANLLPPQVAFPLDDARYSERERVACLRPESMRIVPLGEGQLHGKIASVEWYGAVLSVSVALDAMPNEPVLVTTQRGQGKMPEKGARVSLRYEADDVVLINR
- the phnS gene encoding 2-aminoethylphosphonate ABC transporter substrate-binding protein yields the protein MTTKNHLHATAGFARKLLPALVAAAAFGGAALPAHAADAVVLYTADGLENLYKDVLPAFEKKEGVKVNIVTAGSGEVVNRATIEKDAPKADVIVTLPPFIQQAAQSGLLQPYQSVNYKNVPAIAKANGGEWATFVNNYFSFAINPEVVKNEPKTFSDLLHPDYSGKVAYSNPATAGDGMAVIILTTSLMGEDKAFDYLKKLEQSAKFHTKGTGYLDVLLSRNEISFANGDLQMDLDDAANGGLSLKPIFLSVDGGQPTTFQLPYAIGLIKNGPNQAEGKKLIDYLMSTEVQSKVPDIFGIPGRTDVALTGKNGEIVKKATAGVKVIPVDWDHVMAKKADWTARWKSDVIGSSDKQLEVVKPK